One window of the Daphnia pulex isolate KAP4 chromosome 8, ASM2113471v1 genome contains the following:
- the LOC124200706 gene encoding trypsin-like: MRFIFSKIGLFFFVSFAFSNSLSVVDSLENVEFKEKHLRESDSDDENDHIVGGTAAAPGEFPFQAALSLNGGLCGGTLISESIILTAAHCLSRQTAASTTKFSVTVNTLSLRGGANAVKRRVRKFVVHGSYNSKTNDNDIALLALSLPIKNVAFVKLPSASAGTYAGNSAVIAGWGTTSSGGRISQTLLKATVTVLENAACNKKYGGKITSNMICAAAPGKDTCQGDSGGPLLVRGVQGGITSFGYGCADSKFPGVYTRVSNYVDWIKRTSANIFKMAR, from the exons atgCGATTCATTTTCTCA aaaattgggctatttttctttgtcagtTTCGCGTTTTCAAATTCGCTTTCAGTCGTCGACAGCTTGGAAAATG TTGAGTTCAAGGAGAAACATTTGCGCGAAAGTGATTCCGATGATGAAAATGATCACATAGTTGGTGGAACAGCAGCTGCCCCTGGagaatttccatttcaa GCAGCCTTGAGCCTCAATGGTGGTTTGTGCGGAGGAACTTTGATTTCAGAATCCATTATTTTGACAGCAGCGCATTGCCTGAGCCG TCAAACAGCTGCCTCTACCACCAAATTCAGTGTGACCGTCAACACCTTATCGTTGAGAGGCGGAGCCAATGCCGTCAAGCGAAGAGTGAGAAAATTCGTCGTTCACGGCTCTTACAATTCCAAAACGAAC GATAACGATATTGCTTTGTTGGCTTTAAGTCTACCGATAAAGAACGTCGCGTTCGTTAAGCTTCCGTCAGCCTCGGCCGGTACTTACGCAGGCAATTCGGCGGTTATTGCCGGATGGGGTACAACATCTTCCG GAGGGCGCATCTCGCAAACTCTGCTCAAAGCTACGGTCACGGTTTTGGAGAATGCAGCTTGCAACAAAAAATACGGCGGGAAAATTACCAGTAACATGATTTGTGCCGCCGCTCCGGGTAAAGACACCTGTCAG GGTGACAGTGGTGGTCCCTTGCTAGTTAGAGGAGTTCAAGGGGGCATCACCAGCTTCGGATATGGCTGcgctgattcaaaatttcccgGCGTGTACACTCGAGTTTCAAATTACGTCGATTGGATCAAGAGAACCTCggctaacatttttaaaatggcacGATAA